Proteins encoded by one window of Chondromyces crocatus:
- a CDS encoding sigma-54-dependent transcriptional regulator yields MLDLDLSSFDVLVVDDEQDNLDAFRFTFRRSFRLNYARGGVEALEMLDRIDPAVILSDQRMPGMAGIDFLERAKQRRPDAFGILLTAYADIQVLVDAVNSGAVDRYIQKPWNSKELTAIIRQGIQVFSTKRENRRLREQLALYRGYLEREQRDPIDFGELVGDSRALQQVTTSIAEVASTSTHVLIEGEQGSEKDVVARAIHVGSSREEQPFVRVTCAAFRGEALERELFGWRRGAFEGAFGDRAGRLELAHGGTIYLDEPWPLTSSLQARLLRFLSDGQLERIGATDTLRVDVRVVLAVTTSFSETWGRGEVLPELVTRLSVFPIRLPPLRERPGDIPMLAEHFLRKYARRNARAATSLSEEAIAKLKAYAWPGNARELENVIERAAILSRGDVIQPEHLAYTPRPPLLAPSPLVETDTASPVSASVPPPSSISGKGGPASNLSASLEEYERQELLTAMARCNGNKAEVARYLGVQRTTLYYRLKRLGIDG; encoded by the coding sequence ATGCTCGATCTCGATTTGAGCAGCTTCGACGTCCTCGTCGTCGACGATGAACAGGACAACCTCGACGCATTTCGGTTCACTTTCCGGCGCTCGTTCCGGCTCAACTACGCGCGCGGAGGGGTGGAAGCCCTGGAGATGCTCGACCGGATCGATCCGGCGGTGATCCTCAGCGACCAGCGCATGCCGGGCATGGCGGGCATCGACTTTCTCGAGCGAGCGAAACAGCGGCGGCCGGACGCCTTCGGCATCCTGCTCACGGCCTACGCGGACATCCAGGTGCTCGTCGACGCGGTGAACTCGGGCGCGGTGGATCGGTACATCCAGAAGCCCTGGAACTCCAAGGAGCTCACCGCCATCATCCGGCAAGGGATCCAGGTCTTCTCCACGAAGCGAGAGAACCGCCGGCTGCGCGAGCAGCTCGCGCTCTACCGAGGGTATCTCGAGCGCGAGCAGCGTGACCCGATCGACTTCGGGGAGCTGGTCGGTGACAGCCGGGCCCTCCAGCAGGTCACGACCAGCATCGCGGAAGTCGCGAGCACGTCGACGCACGTACTCATCGAGGGGGAGCAGGGCAGCGAGAAAGACGTGGTCGCTCGCGCCATTCACGTGGGCTCTTCGCGCGAAGAGCAGCCCTTCGTGCGGGTGACCTGTGCTGCCTTCCGCGGTGAGGCGCTGGAGCGGGAGCTGTTCGGCTGGCGTCGTGGCGCATTCGAGGGGGCCTTCGGGGATCGGGCTGGACGGCTCGAGCTGGCCCACGGGGGGACCATCTACCTGGACGAGCCCTGGCCGCTGACCTCATCGCTCCAGGCGCGGCTCCTCCGGTTCCTCAGCGACGGTCAGCTGGAGCGGATTGGCGCCACGGACACGCTCCGCGTCGATGTGCGGGTGGTCCTCGCGGTGACGACGAGTTTCTCCGAGACGTGGGGTCGAGGCGAGGTGCTCCCGGAGCTGGTGACGCGCCTCAGCGTCTTTCCCATCCGGCTCCCACCTCTCCGTGAGCGACCCGGGGACATCCCCATGCTGGCCGAGCATTTTCTCCGGAAGTATGCGCGGCGAAACGCCCGAGCAGCGACCTCGCTCTCGGAAGAGGCCATCGCCAAGCTCAAGGCGTATGCGTGGCCAGGCAACGCGCGGGAGCTGGAAAACGTCATCGAGCGTGCCGCCATCCTTTCGCGTGGTGACGTGATCCAGCCCGAGCATCTCGCGTACACCCCTCGCCCACCCCTGCTCGCGCCTTCGCCTCTGGTCGAGACCGACACCGCATCGCCAGTATCCGCTTCGGTCCCGCCTCCATCGAGCATCTCCGGAAAGGGGGGCCCCGCCTCCAACCTGAGCGCCTCCCTCGAAGAGTACGAGCGTCAGGAGCTGCTCACCGCCATGGCACGCTGCAACGGGAACAAGGCGGAGGTGGCCCGTTACCTGGGTGTGCAGAGGACGACGCTGTATTATCGACTCAAGCGCCTCGGGATTGATGGCTGA
- the frr gene encoding ribosome recycling factor: MLEDVIKDLRGANEKAIEALRRDLSKVRTGRAHAGMLDSIRVDYYGVPTPLTQMATVAVPEPRLITVKPWEKGQTKFVEKAIREGDLGLNPQVDGEFIRIPIPALTEERRKEMVKLTKRNGEECKVAVRKNRRDANEMIDTLDKDGEVSGDEAERARKKVEEVIAESIKQVDAIIASKEKEILEV, from the coding sequence ATGCTCGAGGACGTCATCAAGGATCTGCGCGGCGCGAACGAAAAAGCCATCGAGGCGCTCCGCCGCGATCTATCGAAAGTACGGACGGGGCGCGCCCACGCCGGCATGCTCGACAGCATCCGGGTGGACTATTACGGCGTGCCGACACCACTCACCCAGATGGCGACCGTTGCCGTCCCGGAGCCTCGCCTGATCACCGTCAAGCCCTGGGAAAAAGGCCAGACCAAGTTCGTGGAGAAGGCCATCCGGGAGGGCGATCTCGGGTTGAACCCTCAGGTCGACGGCGAGTTCATCCGCATCCCCATCCCGGCGCTGACGGAAGAGCGGCGCAAGGAGATGGTCAAGCTCACCAAGCGCAACGGTGAGGAGTGCAAGGTCGCCGTTCGCAAGAACCGCCGTGACGCGAACGAGATGATCGACACGCTCGACAAGGACGGTGAGGTGAGCGGCGACGAGGCAGAGCGCGCCAGAAAAAAGGTGGAAGAGGTGATCGCCGAGTCCATCAAGCAGGTGGACGCCATCATCGCCTCCAAGGAAAAGGAGATCCTGGAGGTGTGA
- a CDS encoding Stp1/IreP family PP2C-type Ser/Thr phosphatase: MLRAVASGLTDVGLQRDHNEDSYAVLSEYDLFIVADGMGGHRAGDVASRMATESIADFFRTTAREDATWPFHFDTSLSEEENRLVAGIRVANRQIFERSLRSRDCAGMGTTVVGALFSRKKNRLYVGHVGDSRAYRVRGGLIEQLTRDHSLFNDYIAAMPDLTEEQRAELPRNVITRALGMQDNVVVDLMSDDPQIGDVFLLCSDGLSGMLADEQILETVQSTGDVSEICRRLVTRANEHGGDDNITVLAIRFQEEGALPDPLDAPTEPEGVAIHASDLQAASEQVTPTAPIAAPTRQSPPDES; this comes from the coding sequence GTGCTACGTGCTGTCGCTTCAGGGCTGACCGACGTCGGCCTCCAGCGGGATCACAACGAGGACAGCTATGCCGTGCTGTCCGAGTATGATCTCTTCATCGTTGCCGATGGCATGGGAGGACATCGCGCTGGAGACGTTGCCAGCCGGATGGCCACCGAGTCGATCGCCGACTTCTTCCGGACCACCGCCCGCGAGGACGCGACCTGGCCCTTCCACTTCGACACGAGCCTGTCTGAAGAGGAAAACCGGCTGGTCGCGGGGATCCGGGTCGCAAACCGGCAGATCTTCGAGCGGAGCCTGCGCTCACGCGACTGCGCTGGCATGGGGACGACGGTCGTCGGCGCGCTCTTCTCTCGAAAGAAGAACCGCCTCTACGTCGGGCATGTCGGAGACAGCCGCGCGTACCGCGTACGCGGTGGACTGATCGAGCAGCTCACCAGGGATCACTCCCTGTTCAACGACTACATCGCCGCCATGCCCGACCTCACCGAGGAGCAACGGGCCGAGCTGCCCCGCAACGTCATCACCCGCGCGCTGGGCATGCAGGACAATGTGGTCGTCGACCTGATGAGCGACGATCCCCAGATCGGTGACGTCTTCCTGCTTTGCTCGGACGGGCTGAGCGGCATGCTCGCGGACGAGCAGATCCTCGAAACGGTCCAGTCGACAGGAGACGTGTCCGAGATCTGTCGCCGGCTCGTCACGCGCGCGAACGAGCATGGAGGTGACGACAACATCACCGTCCTGGCGATTCGCTTCCAGGAAGAGGGTGCCCTTCCGGATCCTCTGGATGCTCCCACGGAGCCCGAGGGCGTCGCGATTCATGCCTCGGACTTGCAGGCGGCAAGCGAACAGGTCACGCCCACGGCGCCCATCGCCGCCCCGACGCGACAGTCTCCCCCCGACGAGTCCTGA
- a CDS encoding trans-sulfuration enzyme family protein: MKPDRSYQGLSLDTLAVHAGQPPDPTSGAVMTPIVLASTFAQERPGQHKGFEYSRSGNPTRKALEDCLATIEGGKHGLAFSSGSSATAVLLHTLRPGDHVLAGDDLYGGTFRLLDKVMRPMGIGSSFLDLHDLDRVRAAITPATRMICLETPTNPMLKVFDVAALATIARERGVTLVVDNTFATPVLQRPLELGAHVVLHSTTKYLNGHSDVVGGALITSDGALAERLAFLQNALGAVPSPFDCYLVLRGLKTLGVRVRAQCATATTIATRLEQHPAVERVYYPGLASHPDRALIDRQMKGPGAMISLVLRGGLPAATAFLEGLQIFSCAESLGGVESLAEHPAIMTHASVPEASRSALGISDGLVRLSVGLEAEADLWGDIEQALARATR, translated from the coding sequence ATGAAGCCGGACCGGAGCTATCAAGGACTCTCTCTCGACACCCTCGCCGTTCACGCTGGCCAGCCTCCGGATCCGACCAGCGGCGCCGTGATGACGCCCATCGTGCTCGCCAGCACCTTCGCCCAGGAGCGGCCCGGCCAGCACAAGGGATTCGAATACTCACGCAGTGGAAACCCGACCCGGAAGGCGCTGGAGGACTGCCTCGCGACCATCGAGGGCGGCAAGCACGGGCTGGCGTTTTCGAGCGGCAGCTCTGCCACGGCGGTGCTTCTGCATACGCTCCGACCAGGTGACCACGTCCTCGCGGGTGACGATCTCTATGGCGGGACGTTCCGCCTCCTGGACAAGGTCATGCGGCCGATGGGCATCGGCTCGTCCTTCCTCGATTTGCACGATCTCGATCGCGTGCGGGCCGCCATCACGCCGGCGACGCGGATGATCTGCCTCGAGACGCCCACCAACCCGATGCTCAAGGTGTTCGATGTCGCAGCGCTCGCCACCATCGCGCGGGAGCGAGGGGTGACCCTGGTCGTGGACAACACGTTCGCGACACCCGTGCTGCAGCGGCCTCTGGAGCTCGGGGCCCACGTGGTGCTGCATTCGACCACCAAGTACTTGAACGGCCACTCCGATGTGGTCGGCGGCGCCCTGATCACCTCGGACGGGGCGCTGGCCGAGCGGCTCGCGTTCTTGCAGAACGCCCTTGGTGCCGTCCCCAGCCCCTTCGATTGCTACCTGGTGCTCCGGGGGCTGAAGACGCTGGGCGTTCGGGTGCGGGCGCAGTGCGCGACGGCCACGACGATCGCGACACGCCTGGAGCAGCACCCCGCCGTGGAGCGCGTTTACTATCCGGGGCTCGCGTCCCACCCCGATCGGGCGCTGATCGACCGTCAGATGAAGGGGCCTGGCGCGATGATTTCCCTCGTCCTGCGCGGGGGATTGCCGGCAGCGACGGCCTTCCTGGAGGGACTTCAGATCTTCTCCTGCGCCGAGAGCCTGGGGGGCGTGGAGTCGCTCGCAGAGCACCCGGCGATCATGACCCACGCGTCGGTGCCCGAAGCGTCACGCTCGGCGCTGGGTATCTCCGATGGGCTGGTTCGGCTCTCGGTCGGGCTGGAGGCCGAGGCCGATCTGTGGGGCGATATCGAGCAGGCTCTCGCCCGCGCCACCCGGTAG
- a CDS encoding protein kinase domain-containing protein, producing MYPAPEGTALFEHLGAGSVFDVALVQHGGRLLVCKRLNSRALREPAGRAALVREARVLSLVRHPALPELTRVGSDGHGPFILQTRQPGVSIRSVLEGWQARGRRPPRALVNHVVRTALEVLAEIQALCRVDGGGPLGLIHGDITPDHVLLGPIGDVRFVDLGAARFEGMPADLATDDRGTLPFVAPEVARGESAPTQAADLYSLAAALAWFTTGEALTRAREEAAALAEIGEHGLLLDPLKDDTTLAAGARDVLLRALARDPDERPCARALLDALDDEGNER from the coding sequence ATGTATCCCGCGCCGGAAGGCACCGCGCTGTTCGAGCACCTGGGTGCTGGGAGCGTATTCGACGTCGCCCTGGTCCAGCACGGCGGGCGCCTCCTCGTCTGCAAGCGGCTGAACTCGCGCGCGCTGCGGGAGCCCGCAGGCAGAGCGGCGCTCGTGAGGGAAGCCAGGGTCCTCTCGCTGGTGAGGCACCCGGCGCTCCCGGAGCTCACCCGGGTCGGCTCCGATGGGCACGGCCCTTTCATCCTCCAGACGCGCCAGCCCGGCGTGTCGATCCGCTCCGTCCTGGAGGGCTGGCAGGCGCGAGGCAGGCGTCCGCCGCGCGCGCTGGTGAACCACGTGGTGCGCACGGCGCTCGAGGTCCTCGCGGAAATCCAGGCGCTGTGCAGGGTCGATGGGGGTGGCCCGCTCGGGCTGATCCATGGAGACATCACGCCGGATCACGTGCTGCTGGGTCCCATCGGTGACGTGCGTTTCGTCGATCTCGGCGCAGCGCGGTTCGAGGGGATGCCCGCCGATCTCGCGACGGACGACCGAGGCACGCTCCCCTTCGTGGCGCCCGAGGTGGCGAGGGGAGAGTCGGCGCCCACCCAGGCCGCCGATCTGTACTCGCTCGCCGCCGCACTGGCCTGGTTCACGACAGGTGAAGCGCTCACGCGGGCGCGCGAGGAGGCAGCCGCGCTGGCAGAGATCGGGGAGCACGGTCTCCTGCTCGATCCGCTCAAAGACGACACCACGCTGGCAGCGGGCGCACGCGACGTTCTCTTGCGAGCGCTCGCCCGCGATCCCGATGAGCGGCCATGCGCTCGTGCGCTGCTCGACGCGCTGGACGACGAAGGGAACGAGCGGTGA
- a CDS encoding S8 family peptidase gives MSQVWKFIYKTTIAPFFILTTVGCISDSPDADGADERELDGLLAEARHDDAPTRAKLRIPLTDLGLIKGTYIVRLAENAVQQDDPGKVMVAERRRRLAEGMVARVGLPKAALRHVYESALNGFAADMTEAEALQLADDPAVEFVEQDQVMQTTLAWGIDRIDQRSLPLDDVYTPGHADGRDVHTYVIDTGIRATHNELAGRVGPGRDLVDGDDTPVDCHGHGTHVAASLAGKTHGVAPGATIHGVRVLNCNGSGSNADVIAGIDWVRLNHVKPAVANLSLGGGVSQALDDAVASAISAGVTFAISAGNDNKSACDSSPARTPSAITVGSTTNTDGRSSFSNLGQCLDIFAPGTNIVSAWYTSNTATKTLSGTSMASPHVAGAAARYLSSHPSASPQEVRDALVQAATVDKITGAGTGSPNRLLYVGIETAGPPPSPSPSPSGSLRSGVPLTGLSAPVGAWIHHTFPVPAGAARVRFQMSGGVGDADLYVKRGAQPTVTSYDCRPYLLGNVETCTSNNPAEGMYHVSIRAYGAFSGVSLAANLE, from the coding sequence ATGAGCCAGGTATGGAAGTTCATCTACAAAACCACGATTGCGCCATTCTTCATACTGACGACGGTGGGATGCATCTCTGATTCGCCGGACGCGGACGGCGCGGACGAGCGAGAGCTCGACGGTCTACTCGCCGAGGCCCGGCACGATGACGCGCCCACGAGGGCCAAGCTGCGCATCCCCCTCACCGATCTCGGCCTCATCAAGGGGACCTACATCGTCCGGCTGGCGGAGAACGCCGTCCAGCAGGACGACCCGGGGAAGGTCATGGTGGCAGAGCGGCGCCGCCGGCTCGCCGAGGGCATGGTCGCCCGGGTGGGGCTCCCCAAAGCGGCGCTCCGCCACGTCTACGAGAGCGCACTGAACGGCTTCGCCGCCGACATGACCGAGGCCGAGGCGCTTCAGCTCGCCGACGATCCCGCCGTGGAGTTCGTGGAGCAGGACCAGGTGATGCAGACGACCCTCGCCTGGGGCATCGATCGCATCGACCAGCGCAGCCTGCCGCTCGATGACGTCTACACACCCGGCCACGCCGACGGCCGCGACGTCCATACCTACGTCATCGATACCGGCATCCGCGCGACCCACAATGAGCTGGCCGGTCGAGTCGGCCCTGGCCGCGATCTCGTGGACGGCGACGACACCCCGGTCGATTGCCACGGCCACGGCACCCACGTCGCAGCCTCCCTCGCCGGCAAGACCCACGGCGTCGCGCCCGGGGCCACCATTCACGGCGTGCGGGTCCTCAACTGCAATGGCTCGGGCTCGAACGCCGACGTCATCGCCGGCATCGATTGGGTCCGCCTCAATCACGTGAAGCCCGCGGTGGCGAACCTCAGCCTCGGCGGCGGCGTCTCGCAAGCCCTCGACGACGCCGTGGCGAGCGCGATCAGCGCTGGCGTCACCTTCGCCATCTCCGCTGGCAATGACAACAAGAGTGCGTGCGACTCCTCCCCGGCGAGGACGCCTTCCGCAATCACGGTGGGCTCAACCACCAACACGGACGGGCGCTCCTCGTTCAGCAATCTCGGGCAATGTCTGGACATCTTCGCGCCGGGCACCAACATCGTGTCGGCCTGGTACACCAGCAACACGGCGACGAAGACGCTCAGTGGCACCTCGATGGCCAGCCCCCACGTGGCCGGTGCCGCAGCGCGCTATCTCTCCAGCCATCCGAGCGCCTCGCCTCAGGAGGTCCGGGACGCCCTCGTCCAGGCCGCCACGGTCGACAAGATCACGGGAGCTGGGACCGGCTCGCCCAACCGGTTGCTCTATGTGGGGATCGAGACAGCCGGACCTCCGCCGTCCCCGTCCCCGTCCCCGTCCGGTAGCCTGCGGAGTGGCGTCCCCCTGACCGGCCTGAGCGCTCCCGTGGGCGCCTGGATACACCATACCTTCCCGGTACCCGCCGGCGCAGCGCGTGTCCGATTTCAGATGTCCGGAGGTGTGGGTGACGCCGATCTCTACGTGAAGCGCGGGGCCCAGCCCACGGTCACGAGCTACGATTGCCGACCGTACTTGCTCGGCAATGTGGAAACTTGCACCTCGAACAATCCGGCCGAGGGGATGTATCACGTCTCTATCAGGGCCTACGGCGCCTTTTCCGGCGTATCGCTCGCCGCCAATCTCGAATAA
- a CDS encoding M57 family metalloprotease, giving the protein MIPVGTKKNSGLVLGIALAFGGLSMTGVGCVADSVDEGDGVDEVGTNLMSFEEFEASVYREKDSGVYIVNGDEPIADIKLLREYWESHVREGALIVHRRGSADAKWNDTQKVNITYCVSTTFNNNHNTVVQAMASAAAAWEAVANVKFVYLSNLNSNCTASQSGVVFDVRPVNAGGQYLARAFFPGDSRSVSNVLIDSSSFSTSPPLTLTGILRHELGHVLGFRHEHTRLSSTGCYEDSNWRELTTYDAASVMHYPQCNGTGDWSLTLTQRDAQGAALLYGQPGSGGSGGSGGSGGSGGSGGSGGSGGSGGSGGSGGSTTQNVSGSVSTNQFVQVGSFDVTAGTTFSAVMTGTGDPDLYVRFDAAPTLSAYNCRPYAAGASETCTLTVPSGTTKAFIGVNGYTSGTFNIAATYTPPASGGGTVRNVSVSGSVAAGANAHHGPYAVIPGTPFTAAMTGSGDPDLYVQFGAQPSLSSYACRPYLSGASESCNLTVPAGQTQAYVMVNGYTSGSYSVALTHTSP; this is encoded by the coding sequence ATGATCCCTGTGGGTACGAAGAAGAACAGCGGACTTGTCCTCGGGATTGCCTTGGCTTTTGGCGGCCTGTCCATGACAGGTGTCGGCTGTGTCGCCGACAGCGTTGACGAGGGAGATGGGGTCGACGAGGTCGGCACCAATCTGATGTCCTTCGAAGAGTTCGAAGCGAGCGTATACCGGGAGAAAGATTCCGGTGTTTACATCGTCAATGGCGACGAGCCGATCGCGGACATCAAGCTGCTCCGGGAGTACTGGGAGAGCCACGTTCGTGAAGGGGCACTGATCGTCCACAGGCGGGGCAGCGCCGACGCGAAGTGGAACGACACGCAGAAGGTGAACATCACCTATTGCGTGAGCACGACCTTCAACAACAACCACAACACCGTCGTGCAGGCCATGGCCTCGGCGGCGGCGGCGTGGGAAGCGGTCGCGAACGTCAAGTTCGTCTACCTCAGCAACCTGAACAGCAACTGCACCGCGTCCCAGTCGGGCGTCGTGTTCGACGTTCGACCCGTCAATGCCGGCGGTCAGTACCTCGCTCGCGCCTTCTTCCCCGGCGACTCGCGCTCGGTCAGCAACGTGCTCATCGACAGCTCTTCCTTCTCCACCAGCCCTCCGCTCACCCTGACGGGCATTCTCCGGCACGAGCTCGGCCACGTGCTCGGCTTCCGGCACGAGCACACCCGCCTCTCCTCGACGGGCTGCTACGAAGATTCGAACTGGCGCGAGCTCACGACCTATGACGCTGCGTCCGTCATGCACTACCCGCAGTGCAATGGTACGGGTGACTGGTCGCTGACGCTCACCCAGCGGGATGCTCAGGGGGCGGCACTGCTCTACGGCCAGCCCGGCAGCGGCGGCTCTGGCGGCAGCGGTGGCTCCGGCGGCAGCGGTGGCTCCGGCGGCAGCGGCGGCTCCGGCGGCAGCGGTGGCTCCGGCGGCAGCGGTGGCTCCACGACGCAGAACGTGTCCGGCAGCGTGTCGACCAACCAGTTCGTGCAGGTGGGCTCCTTCGACGTGACTGCGGGGACGACGTTCTCCGCGGTGATGACGGGCACGGGCGATCCCGACCTGTACGTGCGCTTCGATGCGGCGCCCACCCTCAGCGCCTACAATTGCCGTCCCTACGCGGCCGGCGCTTCGGAGACCTGCACGCTGACCGTTCCCTCGGGGACGACGAAGGCGTTCATCGGGGTGAATGGATACACCTCTGGCACGTTCAACATCGCCGCCACCTACACGCCTCCCGCGAGTGGCGGCGGCACGGTGCGGAACGTCTCGGTGAGTGGCTCCGTCGCGGCGGGCGCCAACGCGCATCACGGTCCCTACGCCGTGATCCCCGGGACGCCGTTCACGGCTGCCATGACGGGCAGCGGCGATCCCGACCTCTACGTGCAGTTCGGCGCCCAGCCGAGCCTCAGCTCCTACGCCTGCCGCCCGTACCTCTCGGGTGCTTCCGAGAGCTGCAACCTGACCGTTCCCGCGGGGCAGACCCAGGCGTACGTCATGGTGAACGGCTACACCTCGGGGTCCTACTCCGTCGCGCTGACCCACACCTCGCCGTGA
- a CDS encoding VOC family protein — MAATIDHITINVRDRAASTKFYEKVLAVLGIKLHLVHGAFAGFGRGKPEFWIAEGPGAFQTAEHLATITPVHVCFSAETCEEVDAFYRAALEAGGKDNGAPGIRAQYHPGYYGAFILDPDGHNIEAVCHFG, encoded by the coding sequence ATGGCCGCGACCATCGATCACATCACCATCAACGTGCGCGACCGCGCTGCATCCACGAAGTTCTACGAAAAGGTCCTGGCGGTGCTCGGGATCAAGCTCCACCTCGTGCACGGCGCCTTCGCGGGCTTCGGTCGCGGCAAGCCGGAGTTCTGGATTGCCGAGGGCCCTGGGGCCTTCCAGACGGCAGAGCACCTCGCGACCATCACGCCCGTCCACGTGTGCTTCAGCGCCGAGACCTGCGAAGAGGTGGATGCCTTCTACCGTGCCGCCCTCGAAGCCGGCGGCAAAGACAACGGCGCCCCTGGAATCCGCGCGCAGTATCACCCTGGCTACTACGGCGCGTTCATCCTGGATCCCGACGGTCACAACATCGAGGCCGTCTGTCATTTCGGCTGA
- a CDS encoding histone deacetylase family protein, with translation MSSASSDTAEHPEEATRAFSEPRSARVPSPHGAVHMVDDPLFDEHQARGHHPERPERLAAARRAVERCVDEGLRPLMLTPRDATDEEILRAHEPAYLKTLQELEGQWTMLDADTYLSPVSLSASRRAAGGALSLVDALLDQPSPSAAGASSPSVGFALLRPPGHHATRRVGMGFCLLDNVAIAAYGALQRGLQRVAIVDWDVHHGNGTQDIFWQDPRVLFISLHQWPFYPGTGMTTEVGEGEGRGYTVNVPLSEGANDAVYCAAFDQIVLPVLAEYAPELILVSAGYDAHERDPLASMRVTASGYGSMTKKLRAAARTSAEGRLGLILEGGYSLTALETSVAATLRALTADAPEVAGGDGDGAGRDESEDVELHGPVSPRHQSEIDRARRHAQRHWPNL, from the coding sequence TTGAGCTCCGCTTCGTCCGACACTGCCGAGCACCCTGAAGAGGCGACGCGGGCGTTCTCCGAGCCCCGCAGCGCGCGCGTGCCGTCGCCCCACGGCGCCGTGCACATGGTGGACGACCCGCTGTTCGACGAGCATCAGGCGCGCGGTCACCACCCCGAGCGCCCCGAACGCCTCGCGGCCGCGCGTCGGGCCGTCGAACGCTGCGTGGACGAGGGGCTACGCCCCCTGATGCTCACGCCCCGGGACGCGACGGACGAGGAGATCTTGCGCGCGCACGAGCCAGCCTACCTGAAGACGCTGCAGGAGCTGGAGGGTCAGTGGACGATGCTCGACGCGGACACCTACCTGTCCCCGGTGTCGCTCTCCGCGTCGCGCCGGGCCGCTGGAGGTGCGCTGTCGCTGGTGGACGCGCTGCTCGATCAGCCATCGCCCAGTGCAGCAGGTGCCAGCTCGCCCAGCGTCGGGTTCGCGCTCCTGCGTCCGCCGGGACACCACGCCACGCGGCGGGTGGGGATGGGGTTCTGCCTGCTGGACAACGTGGCCATCGCGGCCTACGGGGCGCTGCAACGGGGCCTCCAGCGCGTGGCCATCGTCGACTGGGACGTGCACCACGGCAACGGGACCCAGGACATCTTCTGGCAGGATCCACGGGTCCTGTTCATCTCCCTGCACCAGTGGCCGTTCTACCCGGGCACCGGGATGACGACGGAGGTGGGCGAGGGCGAGGGCCGCGGCTACACGGTGAACGTGCCGCTGTCGGAAGGCGCCAACGACGCGGTGTACTGCGCCGCGTTCGATCAGATCGTGCTGCCCGTGCTGGCGGAATATGCACCGGAGCTGATCCTGGTGTCGGCCGGGTACGACGCACATGAGCGGGATCCGCTGGCCTCCATGCGGGTGACGGCCTCGGGGTACGGGTCGATGACGAAGAAGCTCCGCGCGGCCGCCCGGACCAGCGCAGAGGGGCGCCTCGGGCTGATCCTGGAGGGCGGGTACAGCTTGACCGCGCTGGAGACGTCGGTCGCGGCGACGCTGCGCGCGCTCACCGCAGACGCGCCCGAGGTGGCCGGCGGCGACGGAGATGGCGCCGGGCGCGACGAGAGCGAGGACGTGGAGCTGCACGGGCCCGTGTCGCCACGGCATCAGTCGGAGATCGATCGGGCGCGGCGCCACGCGCAGCGACACTGGCCGAACCTCTGA